In the Papio anubis isolate 15944 chromosome 3, Panubis1.0, whole genome shotgun sequence genome, TCAAAAATTTAGCCTGCTAACTTCCTTGTCTTTTGTTCTCAAATTCAACTTTCCTGTTCCTCCTTGCCCCTAGTTACTGTAAAACAGCCTACCCCTTTTCCGTCATCCCTAATCAATAACTCACATCTGTTCCCTTGGTTACCTGCACCCCTTGTGTCCCCAAAACTGCACGTCTCCATGTTCTACCTCTGCACCTCACGTCCCCCTCcccttttatatttagaaaaatatgtacAAGTAGCCAGTCGGGTCAGTTCAGATTGTGCAGTCGGACCCTAGCCCATGGGGGAGGGACACAGAGGTAGGAATTGCGTTAAGGATGTAAAAATCCCCTAGTCTCCTTTGTTCTCTGTGCTCTTGCGATCTTAATTGGCACAGgtggcacccttctgcagaagtcaATTGCCTTGCTGAGAGGATTAAACTTTTGCCCGAGTGCTGGTTTTACTTCGTGGCACCGAGCATTTATTTCTGGAGCATTTTATatccaacaaacacaaaaataagaaaaacaaccacatcttaaaattggaaaaatagtTGAGCAAATACTTCACCCAAGAAGATATTCCACTCCTATGTATTtgccaaaggaaatatgaaaatacatCTATGCAAAGATTTGTGCCTATGTTTGTAGAAACTTAATTCATAACTCAAAACAGTAAATAATGCAAATGTCCAACGAGAATAGATTAATAACTTGCAACATcatcatacaatagaatattatttagcaatacaAAAAAGtgacaaatcttttaaaaatatgctaaatgaaagaagctagatGTAAAAGAACACAAACTTTATTACTCCACTTATATAAATGTCTAGAAGAAGAAATAGTAGTATGCTGATATATACAGTTGGAGGAAAAGAGATTTCAGATGGAATGAATTGCCTGAGcaaaggcagaaaaggaaaaactatggaACTTCTGAAAACAGTTGAAAGTTTAGTTCGATTGGTAAACAGGATGCAGATGGAGATTGGACAGGAAAATTACGGTTATAACTTAAAGCAATTGAGCACAGTGCTAAGGTATTttcactttgttcttttgatcATTATGAATTATCAATAATTTCTGAGCTTCCTTATTGAAAactgtgtttcttttcttggcCAGAATTCTTGACTGCCAGAGAATGAAGAGAGATTATGCATTTAAAGGCCTTAGAATAATGTGTTCCGTAGGGTGCTCTCAATGATGGTTTTGAATGCTTATCTTATATGTTCTGTATGTTTATTGTCTGTTGTGGAAGGTTGAAAAATAACCCagcaaagatgtccatgtcctaaatcCTGGAGCCTAcgaatatgttactttacataGTAAGAAggcctttgcagatgtgattacatTAAGGATCTTAAGATGGGGAGAATAGACTGGATTATCTGGATGAGTCCAATGTAATCTTAAGAGTCCTTACAGGAGGAAGTCAGGTAaatcagagacacagagaaaataatGTGATGGCAAAAGCAGAGAGATGCTTGAAGATATTAtgctgctggctctgaagatgcAGGAAGGAGCCATAGGACAGGAGATGTAGGCAGACTTCAGAAGTTTGGAAGGGTAAGGAAACATTCTTCCCTGAATAATCCAGATGTAATGAAtactgctgacaccttgactttcgCCCAGTATACATCTGACTccaaagaagaataaatttatgttgttttaagccactatgtggCAATTTGCTAAAGCAGCAATAGGAACAAATAgagattggggtacctgaaaccGTCACTCTTTCTGCccccttttctcttcatttgtaGGGTTGAACTTGGCAGTCACCAGGAGTAGGACTATTATTCTTGTTTAATCCTGACCAGAGTCCATGAGGAAGGCACCccaaagaaaaagcaagattGGAGAATAGGTGAGTTCAGTCAAGAGAAAGATTTTTCTGGCCCCAAATTATGACAACTTTGCTGTAACAAACACTGAAGTTATAGAAATAATTTGGGTTTGGATAATCTGTAGAAAGACTGGAAAAATTCTTAGGAATGTGATAGAAGAGGCCTAAATATGCTTGAATAGGCTGTTAGTAAAAATATGGGTGTTATGAGGGCTTGGAAGTAAGTGAAGAGCATGGTAGAGAAAACCTGTATCATATCACAGAAAATCTTCACACACCACAAACTGTAGAAATATAGATGTTAAAAGCGCTGCTGGTGAGTGCTcacaagaaaatgagaaacatatTTTTGGAAACTAAAGGAAAGAGGGTTCTTATTATACAGTGGTAGAAAGCTTAGATGAATTGTGTCCTATAATTGTAAGAAAACAGAACTTTTAAGCAATGAACTTGTATAGTTGCAGTTTCCAAGCAGTGATGAAGGTCTGACTTGgatttttcttgttgcttttagagaaatgagagagaaaagggatAAATTGAGAGAACTGTTAGAAAATGAAACCATGATTTAATGATTTGAGAAATTCTCAGCCCATCCAGATTGCAAAAGATGCCAAAGCTAAGAGATCCACTGTAAGGAAAACATGCTCTGGTGAGAAAGCCAACAATGTGGCTGCATAtccttctttaaaaagtttttgaattttaaattgtagtaaaatatatacaatatgaaatttattatcttaactATTTGTAAGTGTGGGTAGTCTTTTGCTGCTGCTTAGGAAGCACAAAAGATTACAGTATTCTGATACACAGAGGGCTCTCTGAAGAGGCATGTGACTCACAAACCACCTCAACCAATCTCAGCAGAAGCCCCAAGTAGAGCTAGGATTATTCAGGAAACATCTGTTGAGGAGCCTCTCTCTCAATGGAGTGAATCCCTATGACTCACAATGTTTTGTTTACCAATAGAAACACTGTGAAATTCGACTAAAAGAGACAGAGTGGTTGAAATCAAAGAAGGCAATCGAGCTCCCTAAATTCTACCACCAGGAAATGGGCTGATAAAACTATTCAGTAGCAGACATGTGGTACTCCTCATCAGAAAGGATGGCTCTGAGGGTTGGAGCCCCAGGTACAGAGGGCAGGGTAGGAGCCACAGCTATTCCCAGGCTTAGTAACCTAGTGGAGTTTGCCCATGGGACTTTAAAAGGGattggtgttttctttttggctttcattttctccctttttgaatGGGAATGTCTGTCACCGTATTTCTGTCCCACTACTGTTTTAGAGCACAGAACTTGCTTTCTAGTTTCACAGGTCCTTAGATATAAAACTTTGCCCCAGAATAGATTTACACTCAGAACTGCACCCATATCTAATCTAGATACAAGATTTGGGACTCTTTAGTTGAAACTTAGATGAGATTTGCACTTGAGCTGATGCTATAATGGGTTAAGATTTATGGGGACCTTAGGATGGGTGAATGTATTTTTCACATGGGATGGATGAGTCTTTGGGGACCAGAGGGTGGACTACAGTAGGCTTAATAATGGCCTCCCCAAAGATGTCTACATCCTACTCTCTGAAACTCATGAATATTACCTTACATGGTAAAAGAGATTTTACAAAggagacacagaaacacacaaacacacaaacctcTGGATCAGAGACACAGTTTcttatttacaataaaaacagcagccagaggctgggcacggtggctcacgactaatcccagcactttgggaggccaaggcagctggatcacgaggtcaggagatcgagaccatcctggctaacacggtgaaaccctgtctctactaaaaatacaaaaaaaaactagccgggcgtggtggcaggcacccgtagtaccagctgctccagaggctgaggcaggagaatggcgtgaacccagaaggtggagcttgcagtgagccgagatcgcgccactgcaccccagcctgggagacaaagccagactccgtctcaaaaaaaaaaaaaaccaaaaaaccaaaaaaacaaacaaaacacaacagcAGCCAGAGTAGCATTGTGTGTGTTCCCCATGCTCCAATTCCTGTAATGTAATACACTAAGGGCCAGGTGTTACCTCTGCATGGAGTGGGTTGCACTACAGAACAGGAGCCCCAAATTTTAAGTTTCTAGGCTTTTATAGGGTTGCTGACAGGTCTGCCCATCTTCTCCAGAGAGATTACTCATTATTTCTGGAATGTAGGCAAATTCACCTCCTGGTGTGAGAAAAGAGAAGGCTTTATCTTTACTTCCCTGGGATGTGTTTACGGGAGGTGCTATCTCTAGCTTCACTATCCTGGAATGTTTCCTTTATACATTCTTAATTTGGATGCAAACATGGTCAAACACGGGATTCAGACTGTGCAGAAATACGAGCTATTCACAGAGAATTGTTTTTCAACACTTTATTTCaagcatcaaaaaagaaaaaaatcaattaacttcaatagaatagaaaatctgaaaaattaaataaggcTAGGCACGGTAGCAGATGGAAAGGTACTGCTACCCTGTATGATTTTAATGAGAATGACCATGCCAAATGATATCACCCAGTGGGATAACGGAGTACAAAGAGAAGCAGAGGTTGAAATTAGTTTGAAGACTATGTTGTATATTACACAATATACATTGCTTAAGCATCAGCAACAATGTGAAGAAGCAACATCAATGTCATTTCTGGATGGTTACAGAAGTTATGTCAAAGTTagatttttgaaagtaaaaaaggcaaagaaaattgCCACATATTTAATAATTACTCTTGGGAATGACTGCAAATTAGAGATGTTAGGTATTATTGATTCATGTATTCTTTAGCAAATGTATATTGAATACACACTATGTATCAGGCAAATGGACATCATCTCCCCCACTATGGAAGAATAGTaatcaaataattacaaattatataCTCCAAGGTGGCAGAATGACAATTAGCAATcaaaattattacatattatatactacaaggaaaacaaataaataaaagtaataatggaGGATTTACCCTAGGGTGGttagaaaaggttttttttagggaactaacatttaatttttttgagacagggtttctctctcttgctcaggctggactgtagtggtgcagtcacagatgactgcaacttcaaactcctgaggctcaagcgaccctcctgcctcagcctccggagtagctgggactacaggtgtgcaccaccacacctggcttattttaaaaaaaattttagtagaaacaaggtctcactatgtcgcccaggatggtcttgaactcctgggctcaactgatccttctgccatggcctgccaaagtgctgggattacaggtctgagccaccatgcccagtgaggGGAAAGTAACATTTAATTCAGACTTATCGTAAGCATTTAAAATAGTGACCAGAGTGTTTATTAAAACCTAGCTCAGATCATTTCTCTCCTTTGCTTAAACCCTTCAACTGTTCTCTAGTCCACTGACAAAAGCCAGAGGCCCAATAATGGTCTTCAGAACCCTTCATGGTTTGGTTCCCCAATACTTCCCTGATCTTCCTTTTTACTACTCTTTCTGTAGCACTTAATAGCTTCTAGATATTATAAAGCTTATTTATTAggtttattttcaatttctcctTGCCAGGATATAAACTCTACTAGGGAATTATCTGTTTTGCTCACTTTTGTATCCCAAATGTCTCTGGAATAATTCCTGGCCTCTAACAGaaattcattaaatttttgttcaatgaacataattttattaaatacaacaaaaattaaaacataacaaaagcaTCACAATGTTAATAGTaccatttatatataacatagaaaaatactacaaaataagaaaagcaaaaacaaaaactaggtaAGATTTTATTTACTATGATGGGTGTGCTTGCCTGTTCATAAGTTCATTCCAGTCTGGAACACAGGAAGATAATGCTACCCGCATAGCTGCTGCACCATTCAgcccatttctttcctttgttttgaacTGGGTTAAGATGGAAAACCCTAGTTCACACAAACTAGTTGTTGTGAATGGTAGTAATAGCAGGACACTCTTTCTACTTAACAATGGAAAGTCTTCCTTTACCTTAATCCAAAATGCTGATAAACTTAAGGTCTCATAATCATTCTTCAACGTATATGAAGAACTAAGCTGCAGTAATTCATTCTCTTCTTCAGGCACCAAGTTTAGCTCAATTACTGATTCAGGGTTTCGAAAAGCAAATGGATCTTTTACCCAACTATTTTCCCTTaatgtttcaaatttttcttctggaaaGAAATGGTTAAAAGTTTGAGATAGAGAAGTGAGATGCAACaatatctctaattttatttctttcaaaatgttttcattaataaTATTCTCTTCAATATGTTGCAAAAATCTTGGAAACATGTAGTAGCTAGGACGATTACTTTTAAGTCTTACTTGCCATAACAATAATGTCTTTCGAAATCCCTGAATACGTTCAACATGTTGGAATACATCACTGTTTTTCCCCTGTAGTTTTAAACTCAGTTCATTAAGAATGCTAAAAATATCAGTTAAATATGCCAATTTTGTTACCCAAGTAtcatcttcaaaaatatttgccaaatgagattttttttcaatgagaAAAAAGTGAATCTCATTCCTGAGCTCATAAACCCTGCTTAGTATTTTCCCTTGAGACAACCAGCGAACTTTGGTATGATAAAGTAAGTGGGTATGGTTAGTTCCAATCTCTGAACAAAATGTTTCAAGAAGCCGGCTATTCAATGAGCTtcctttaataaaattaacaactttCACTGCATTTGTCAATACTTCCATGAGAGACTGTGGAATTTCTCTGGATGCTAAACCTTCACGATGTATAAAACAATGATTCCACACAGCACCATTATTAGTAActtctagtaattttttaattactctGCTATGTTTTCCAGTTATGGTTGCTGTGCCGTCACTTGTAATTCCTTTACAGTTTTTCCAGTTTAATTTATATTGGCCAACTATGTGcctttctaattctgtaaaaatatCTAATCCACTTAGGTGTgaggttaaatttaaaaaacacaaaaaatcctccataaaatcATCTTGCCACGCATATCTGACATAAACTAAAAGTGTTGTGCAGCTTCCAATATCAGTGCTTTCATCAAGCTGGATTGCAAAATCTATACCAGACTGTAACCGAGTAATAAGCATTGTTTCTAAATGTTCTGCAATAGTACAAATTCGAAGAGATACTGTGTTATCATTAGGTATAGTTTTTAATTTATCAGCAGATTTATCATCAAATATTGTACGCACCATATCCAAACATGCTGGAAGAATAATTTTTTCAGCAGCTGTgttagctattttttcttttgccacaCGATATGCAACTAAATATGATGATAATAAGGCTTTCTCACTAACAGTAGTAGAACTACTAAGAAATTGTGTTGATAActttacatcttttttctttctttgaaaatattcaagaGGCTTATCAATAAGTTCAGCATGCTGAGTTTCTAAGtgcctttttaattttgaaggtTTTAAGCTTTCATTTGCAAGAATATTATTACAAATAACACACTGAGGTCTGTCATTTTCAAAGGGTTTTTCACATTTGATAAAGCCGTATTTTAAGTAATCTTCATTATAACGTCTTgcacttacttttttctttttgaaatgcgGCTCAAATGAACTTGAAGTTTGCAGACTGGAGTCAGTATATTTCTCAATATTGTCACTATTCACAATTCCAGATTCAACAGATGAACTTGAACATGCTTCTGTATATTTCACTTCActattcctctttcttttaataaagaaatgatCCATTTTAATAGCAATTTGTTCCAGTTtgattaaaatgttataattggcattaactcaaaaaagaaaaaaaatatatagtctaaataacatattttcaaaaactaCACTCAAAGTTTGCAATTGAATCTCAACTGAATATCTCAGACTTCACAACTAGTTGCAAGTAATTGTAATATAAAATGTGACTGTACAACATTAACCTTGCTATTATAAAAATCAAGCAAGACACCCCTGAATAAATGACTGATAACCATTTCTTAGccaatatacattctattcatcataTCCCCTCCATCAAATAACCCTCTCACATATTGAAATTGAACTCAGCATTCCTTGTAATGTGCACAATTCAGGCAAAGGATTCATGCAAAACACtttggtattttacattttattttgttttttttttttaaaagttcattgtGACTCACAGAATTGATTTCATGCCTCACTAATGGGTCTCACATATACTGTGAAAAACACTGATATAGAGACATTTTGTGCCTTTGCTGTGTTGGTACCTTGAGTATGTCTGCTTGATGATGAAAGAGACTAGCTGATCTGCTAGACTGTTGACTTGTATAAGAACATCTTGAAGTGGTGGGAATTTATCTTAGATTTTCATTCCTGAATCATTTTTATGGTCTGATCTAGTGAGGAGCCAATGAGGTTTTCCATGGCTAGGTCAAATATCGGGTTGGAGCTGATGGTATATTTTTATGGAACTTTCCTGGAATGCATCCTTGACCTGGGAATAAGACCAGAGATAAGACATTAAAGAATCACTGTACAAAGTAATATTACTGCCAGCTATGGGGGCCTTTATGACATCCGAGATCATGGACGGTGAGGCAAAAAGTCTATAGCTCTCTTTATCACTATCTTATATTGGCTTAGGCCTATTTCTGTAAGGCAAACCACTTCGAGATTAGTAAATAGAAAAACAGTAACAGTAAAACCCAGAAGTTGGCATCAGGAGTTGGAAAGTATATTAGCAACACAGAATACCGCAAGCCATGAAGGACTATAGCTTATTCGCCATACATACTTCCTTTTTGCTTGGCTGCACCTATCTTGGTCATGCCTGCCTTGGTAGTGATGCACTGCTCTCTTGGATCATAGTATATTTCAGTCTTATGACCATAACAGTAGTTTCAACTTTTCCTTGTATAGTTTTCCATCAAAATACCTCAAATTTTTTGGGAGGGGTGCAGTCTTACATTTACTGTagtgtttattaaaaattcaacatgTCTTAACTGTGTTAACACTGTATGTTTATTATGACTGTTTAcattaattgtattttcttatctttgtaTTGTTAATGATCTGGTATCTAGGTGGTTCCTCGATGACTGCAGAGGTACCACCTCTCCCAGGGTTAGCTAATTCCTATGCAAACTAACCAGTCCAGaatcctcccacccccaacacaaGACATCTTGGGTTCTTATACTCCTGGCCAATATTGCCCTGTCCTAATCACTCCAGGACGAGCTACCAGGCAACTAGGGATATCCCCTATGTCCCAAGTCAgccaaaattatttaaactagcCAATTTTAAACCTGTTCAAGCCTGCTtatccagttttgcccattcctTCCTAAGAAAACCGAATAAAGGCTTTCCTGCAGCTTCCTTGTACTTCCTCTCCCCACTGACCCTGCTGCTTCTAGGTATGGCACCCTTGCATGGTGTAAGGTGCTATATGCTTCCCGCTTCTAGGGATCCAGGAgtataaaaatttcttctttcatgaTAATCATTTTCACATCTGCATATCTTACCATATCTGATTAAAATAAATCCTGGGTACATTTAAAAACACTGTTATTTTGTGTTATTGGTCTAGTTACAAAGTTGTATAGTTTGGccctaaacctctttttcctgaTCAGGTTTTTTACCTTTTAACACAATGATTTTGCGGACCATGAGTTATTCTAGGAAATCAAAGTCCTAAATGCTTTAATGATGGTTAAATAGCTAGAGATTTATTACACATGGTACCTGATTGTACCTTAAAAGGTGTGCATCTGGGAGAGAATTCAGGACCTGGTAGATGCCTTTGACTTAATCTTGGTTAGATGCTTCCTTGAAAGATGACATGTTACAAATTCCTAACC is a window encoding:
- the FAM200B gene encoding protein FAM200B isoform X1, with protein sequence MDHFFIKRKRNSEVKYTEACSSSSVESGIVNSDNIEKYTDSSLQTSSSFEPHFKKKKVSARRYNEDYLKYGFIKCEKPFENDRPQCVICNNILANESLKPSKLKRHLETQHAELIDKPLEYFQRKKKDVKLSTQFLSSSTTVSEKALLSSYLVAYRVAKEKIANTAAEKIILPACLDMVRTIFDDKSADKLKTIPNDNTVSLRICTIAEHLETMLITRLQSGIDFAIQLDESTDIGSCTTLLVYVRYAWQDDFMEDFLCFLNLTSHLSGLDIFTELERHIVGQYKLNWKNCKGITSDGTATITGKHSRVIKKLLEVTNNGAVWNHCFIHREGLASREIPQSLMEVLTNAVKVVNFIKGSSLNSRLLETFCSEIGTNHTHLLYHTKVRWLSQGKILSRVYELRNEIHFFLIEKKSHLANIFEDDTWVTKLAYLTDIFSILNELSLKLQGKNSDVFQHVERIQGFRKTLLLWQVRLKSNRPSYYMFPRFLQHIEENIINENILKEIKLEILLHLTSLSQTFNHFFPEEKFETLRENSWVKDPFAFRNPESVIELNLVPEEENELLQLSSSYTLKNDYETLSLSAFWIKVKEDFPLLSRKSVLLLLPFTTTSLCELGFSILTQFKTKERNGLNGAAAMRVALSSCVPDWNELMNRQAHPS
- the FAM200B gene encoding protein FAM200B isoform X2; protein product: MDHFFIKRKRNSEVKYTEACSSSSVESGIVNSDNIEKYTDSSLQTSSSFEPHFKKKKVSARRYNEDYLKYGFIKCEKPFENDRPQCVICNNILANESLKPSKLKRHLETQHAELIDKPLEYFQRKKKDVKLSTQFLSSSTTVSEKALLSSYLVAYRVAKEKIANTAAEKIILPACLDMVRTIFDDKSADKLKTIPNDNTVSLRICTIAEHLETMLITRLQSGIDFAIQLDESTDIGSCTTLLVYVRYAWQDDFMEDFLCFLNLTSHLSGLDIFTELERHIVGQYKLNWKNCKGITSDGTATITGKHSRVIKKLLEVTNNGAVWNHCFIHREGLASREIPQSLMEVLTNAVKVVNFIKGSSLNSRLLETFCSEIGTNHTHLLYHTKVRWLSQGKILSRVYELRNEIHFFLIEKKSHLANIFEDDTWVTKLAYLTDIFSILNELSLKLQGKNSDVFQHVERIQGFRKTLLLWQVRLKSNRPSYYMFPRFLQHIEENIINENILKEIKLEILLHLTSLSQTFNHFFPEEKFETLRENSWVKDPFAFRNPESVIELNLVPEEENELLQLSSSYTLKNDYETLSLSAFWIKD